A genomic stretch from Theobroma cacao cultivar B97-61/B2 chromosome 4, Criollo_cocoa_genome_V2, whole genome shotgun sequence includes:
- the LOC18602480 gene encoding protein FAR1-RELATED SEQUENCE 5, whose amino-acid sequence MASTSGQGLNSSRNYRQWLAETFDGHETLDDELSDSNVDGNGNLINPLDQNFPMTLEAGEPYTGMEFESAEAAREFYEMYGRRMGFTIRNNRTRRSLKDNSIIGREFVCSKEGFRAEKYTKREYRVCPSRPATREGCNAMLRIAAKDGGKWVIYGFIKEHNHELNPSKIPPRRSHRIAFCEDEKDLKIRELSTELHREKKKSAAYLEQLQMVLKYVEEHTQRLSLKVDVVSGNLRELESVDRIF is encoded by the exons ATGGCTAGCACCTCTGGTCAGGGACTTAACTCAAGCAGAAATTATAGACAATGGCTGGCTGAAACATTTGATGGCCATGAAACGCTGGATGATGAGTTGTCAGATAGTAATGTGGATGGAAATGGTAATTTGATTAACCCATTGGATCAAAATTTTCCTATGACTTTGGAAGCTGGAGAACCATACACGGGCATGGAGTTTGAGTCAGCAGAGGCTGCTAGGGAGTTTTATGAGATGTATGGCCGGCGTATGGGCTTCACCATACGGAATAATCGCACACGTCGATCTCTTAAGGATAACTCAATAATTGGCCGAGAGTTTGTTTGCTCAAAAGAAGGTTTTCGTGCagaaaaatatacaaagaGAGAATACAGAGTGTGCCCATCACGGCCTGCCACAAGAGAGGGATGTAATGCAATGCTGAGGATAGCAGCAAAGGATGGGGGAAAGTGGGTTATTTATGGTTTTATTAAAGAACACAATCATGAACTGAACCCAAGCAAAATACCACCTCGAAGGTCACATAGGATTGCATTTTGTGAG gatgaaaaagatCTTAAAATTCGGGAACTGTCCACAGAGCTGCATCgtgagaaaaagaaatcagCCGCTTATCTAGAGCAGCTTCAGATGGTTCTAAAATATGTTGAAGAACACACTCAGCGGCTATCATTAAAAGTTGATGTGGTATCCGGCAATCTGAGGGAACTTGAATCCGTAGACCGCATTTTCTGA
- the LOC18602479 gene encoding protein FAR1-RELATED SEQUENCE 6 produces MMDNQSSLEFDSDESDLDVRAEEHGQMEDVLQKNLDFCVSEDEKLAEQSGGSLSHITDALEPYMGMEFNSRDEAREFYAAYGRQTGFTVRIHHNRRSRVNNQVIGQDFVCSKEGFRAKKYIYRKDRVLPPPPITREGCQAMIRLALRDGAKWVVTKFVKGHNHKLMSPNKVPLRESGKHLVGEDEKDKRIRELSLELYNERQKCKRRCAAYEEQLNLILKDLENHTAHISKTVADMVQSIREIEEEQSVSDGVG; encoded by the exons ATGATGGATAACCAATCTAGTCTAGAATTTGATTCAGATGAAAGTGATTTAGACGTGAGAGCTGAAGAACATGGACAAATGGAAGATGTTCTCCAGAAGAATTTGGACTTTTGTGTCAGTGAAGATGAGAAATTAGCAGAGCAGTCTGGTGGTAGTCTTTCCCATATTACTGATGCATTGGAACCATACATGGGCATGGAATTCAACTCAAGGGATGAAGCTCGAGAGTTTTATGCTGCCTATGGCAGGCAGACTGGATTTACTGTACGTATACATCATAATCGTCGATCACGAGTAAACAATCAGGTTATTGGTCAAGATTTTGTTTGTTCTAAAGAAGGATTTCGAGCAAAGAAGTATATATACAGAAAAGACAGAGTTCTTCCCCCACCACCAATCACCCGAGAGGGCTGCCAAGCAATGATAAGGCTAGCTCTAAGAGATGGAGCAAAGTGGGTTGTCACCAAATTTGTTAAGGGGCACAACCATAAACTGATGAGTCCTAACAAAGTTCCGTTGCGAGAATCTGGAAAGCATCTAGTCGGTGAG GATGAGAAGGATAAGAGAATACGTGAGCTGTCACTTGAGTTGTACAATGAGAGACAAAAATGCAAAAGACGGTGTGCCGCATACGAAGAACAATTGAACTTGATCTTAAAAGACTTGGAAAATCACACAGCACATATATCAAAAACAGTTGCTGATATGGTGCAAAGCATAAGAGAAATTGAGGAGGAACAGTCAGTCTCAGATG GAGTCGGCTAA